The following coding sequences lie in one Pseudorca crassidens isolate mPseCra1 chromosome 2, mPseCra1.hap1, whole genome shotgun sequence genomic window:
- the S1PR1 gene encoding sphingosine 1-phosphate receptor 1 isoform X2: MGSTNIPLVKALRSSVSDYVNYDIIVRHYNYTGKLNIGADKENGIKLISVVFILICCFIILENIFVLLTIWKTKKFHRPMYYFIGNLALSDLLAGVAYTANLLLSGATTYKLTPAQWFLREGSMFVALSASVFSLLAIAIERYITMLKMKLHNGSNRFRSFLLISACWVISLILGGLPIMGWNCISTLPSCSTVLPLYHKHYILFCTTVFTLLLLSIVILYCRIYSLVRTRSRRLTFRKNISKASRSSEKSLALLKTVIIVLGVFIACWAPLFILLLLDVGCKVKTCDILFRTEYFLVLAVLNSGTNPIIYTLSNKEMRRAFVRIMSCCKCPSGDSTGKFTRPIIAGMEFSRSKSDNSSHPQKDDGDNPETIMSSGNVNSSS, translated from the coding sequence ATGGGGTCCACCAACATCCCTCTGGTCAAGGCCCTCCGCAGCTCTGTCTCCGACTATGTCAACTACGACATCATCGTCCGGCATTATAACTACACGGGAAAGCTGAATATCGGCGCGGACAAGGAAAACGGCATTAAACTGATCTCAGTGGTGTTCATTCTCATCTGCTGCTTTATCATCCTAGAGAACATCTTTGTTTTGCTGACCATTTGGAAAACCAAGAAGTTCCACCGACCCATGTACTATTTTATTGGCAACCTCGCCCTCTCAGACCTGTTGGCAGGAGTGGCCTACACAGCCAACCTGCTTTTGTCTGGGGCCACCACCTACAAGCTAACCCCCGCCCAGTGGTTTCTGCGGGAAGGGAGTATGTTTGTGGCCCTGTCTGCCTCCGTGTTCAGCCTCCTAGCCATTGCCATTGAGCGCTATATCACCATGCTGAAGATGAAACTCCACAATGGGAGCAACAGGTTCCGCTCCTTCCTGCTCATCAGTGCCTGCTGGGTTATCTCCCTCATCCTGGGGGGCCTGCCCATCATGGGCTGGAACTGCATCAGCACgctgcccagctgctccacagtgCTGCCGCTCTACCACAAGCACTATATCCTCTTCTGCACCACGGTCTTCACTCTGCTCCTTCTCTCCATCGTCATCCTGTACTGCAGGATCTACTCCTTGGTCAGGACTCGGAGCCGCCGTCTGACTTTCCGCAAGAACATTTCGAAGGCCAGCCGCAGCTCTGAGAAGTCACTGGCACTGCTCAAGACCGTGATTATCGTCCTGGGTGTCTTCATCGCCTGCTGGGCGCCACTCTTCATCCTGCTTCTGCTGGACGTGGGCTGCAAGGTGAAGACCTGCGACATCCTCTTCAGAACGGAGTACTTCCTGGTGTTGGCTGTGCTCAACTCTGGCACCAACCCCATCATTTACACTTTGTCCAACAAGGAGATGCGTCGGGCCTTCGTCCGGATCATGTCCTGCTGCAAGTGCCCCAGCGGAGACTCCACCGGCAAATTCACACGACCCATCATCGCCGGCATGGAATTCAGCCGCAGTAAGTCAGACAACTCCTCCCACCCTCAGAAGGATGATGGGGATAACCCAGAGACCATTATGTCTTCTGGAAACGTCAACTCTTCTTCCTAA
- the S1PR1 gene encoding sphingosine 1-phosphate receptor 1 isoform X1: MTPVCCGFFPDSLFVICLRLRFLRPSPATEKLHKKAWISLAQPPPLPVKALSASPSSVHLEKYRPGLLGTARIMGSTNIPLVKALRSSVSDYVNYDIIVRHYNYTGKLNIGADKENGIKLISVVFILICCFIILENIFVLLTIWKTKKFHRPMYYFIGNLALSDLLAGVAYTANLLLSGATTYKLTPAQWFLREGSMFVALSASVFSLLAIAIERYITMLKMKLHNGSNRFRSFLLISACWVISLILGGLPIMGWNCISTLPSCSTVLPLYHKHYILFCTTVFTLLLLSIVILYCRIYSLVRTRSRRLTFRKNISKASRSSEKSLALLKTVIIVLGVFIACWAPLFILLLLDVGCKVKTCDILFRTEYFLVLAVLNSGTNPIIYTLSNKEMRRAFVRIMSCCKCPSGDSTGKFTRPIIAGMEFSRSKSDNSSHPQKDDGDNPETIMSSGNVNSSS, from the coding sequence ATGACGCCAGTGTGCTGTGGCTTTTTCCCTGACTCTCTCTTTGTGATTTGTTTAAGGCTGCGGTTTCTGAGGCCCTCTCCAGCCACGGAAAAGCTGCACAAAAAAGCCTGGATCTCTCTCGCTCAACCACCCCCGCTGCCAGTGAAGGCTCTCTCCGCCTCGCCCTCTAGCGTTCATCTGGAGAAGTACCGCCCCGGGCTCCTGGGGACAGCGCGCATCATGGGGTCCACCAACATCCCTCTGGTCAAGGCCCTCCGCAGCTCTGTCTCCGACTATGTCAACTACGACATCATCGTCCGGCATTATAACTACACGGGAAAGCTGAATATCGGCGCGGACAAGGAAAACGGCATTAAACTGATCTCAGTGGTGTTCATTCTCATCTGCTGCTTTATCATCCTAGAGAACATCTTTGTTTTGCTGACCATTTGGAAAACCAAGAAGTTCCACCGACCCATGTACTATTTTATTGGCAACCTCGCCCTCTCAGACCTGTTGGCAGGAGTGGCCTACACAGCCAACCTGCTTTTGTCTGGGGCCACCACCTACAAGCTAACCCCCGCCCAGTGGTTTCTGCGGGAAGGGAGTATGTTTGTGGCCCTGTCTGCCTCCGTGTTCAGCCTCCTAGCCATTGCCATTGAGCGCTATATCACCATGCTGAAGATGAAACTCCACAATGGGAGCAACAGGTTCCGCTCCTTCCTGCTCATCAGTGCCTGCTGGGTTATCTCCCTCATCCTGGGGGGCCTGCCCATCATGGGCTGGAACTGCATCAGCACgctgcccagctgctccacagtgCTGCCGCTCTACCACAAGCACTATATCCTCTTCTGCACCACGGTCTTCACTCTGCTCCTTCTCTCCATCGTCATCCTGTACTGCAGGATCTACTCCTTGGTCAGGACTCGGAGCCGCCGTCTGACTTTCCGCAAGAACATTTCGAAGGCCAGCCGCAGCTCTGAGAAGTCACTGGCACTGCTCAAGACCGTGATTATCGTCCTGGGTGTCTTCATCGCCTGCTGGGCGCCACTCTTCATCCTGCTTCTGCTGGACGTGGGCTGCAAGGTGAAGACCTGCGACATCCTCTTCAGAACGGAGTACTTCCTGGTGTTGGCTGTGCTCAACTCTGGCACCAACCCCATCATTTACACTTTGTCCAACAAGGAGATGCGTCGGGCCTTCGTCCGGATCATGTCCTGCTGCAAGTGCCCCAGCGGAGACTCCACCGGCAAATTCACACGACCCATCATCGCCGGCATGGAATTCAGCCGCAGTAAGTCAGACAACTCCTCCCACCCTCAGAAGGATGATGGGGATAACCCAGAGACCATTATGTCTTCTGGAAACGTCAACTCTTCTTCCTAA